One Ricinus communis isolate WT05 ecotype wild-type chromosome 7, ASM1957865v1, whole genome shotgun sequence genomic region harbors:
- the LOC8264201 gene encoding putative transcription factor bHLH107: MEHHSLSSNLCTDLEGFSDEVFMNTDFEAKIRNGLCSTSSLVLDSQRGELVEATVSVGKKGVSAERSTQALRNHCEAERKRRARINAHLDTLRSLVPGAKKMDKASLLAEVIKYMKELKMTAAGVSEGLLMPMDVDEVRVEGQDDKVDGAPCMIRISLCCDYKPGLLSDLRRALDALHLIVMRSEIATLEGRMKNVLVMTSCKEAHSGCTEVHKLLACSVQQAIRSILDKFSASHELSLKSTLSHKRQRVSLFDPHFSSSSGDIW; this comes from the exons ATGGAACATCATTCTTTGAGTTCAAATTTGTGTACTGATTTGGAGGGATTCTCTGATGAGGTTTTTATGAATACTGACTTTGaagcaaaaataagaaatgggTTATGTTCAACTTCTTCTTTGGTTTTGGATAGTCAGAGAGGAGAGCTTGTGGAGGCTACTGTTAGTGTAGGGAAAAAAGGGGTGTCTGCAGAGAGAAGCACTCAGGCTTTGAGGAATCATTGTGAAGCAGAGAGGAAGCGTAGAGCTAGGATTAATGCTCATCTTGATACTCTTAGGAGCTTAGTACCTGGTGCCAAGAAG ATGGACAAGGCATCCTTGCTTGCtgaagtaattaaatatatgaaagaaCTGAAGATGACTGCAGCTGGAGTTAGTGAAGGTCTTCTCATGCCAATGGATGTTGATGAAGTAAGAGTTGAAGGACAGGACGATAAAGTGGATGGTGCCCCTTGCATGATCAGAATATCACTATGTTGTGATTATAAACCTGGACTCTTGTCTGATTTAAGACGAGCGCTTGATGCGCTCCATCTTATAGTAATGAGATCAGAGATTGCAACCTTAGAAGGCAGGATGAAGAATGTTCTTGTGATGACCAGCTGCAAAGAAGCGCATAGTGGATGTACTGAAGTCCATAAACTTCTAGCATGCTCTGTCCAGCAGGCCATCAGGTCCATACTTGACAAATTTTCTGCTTCACATGAGTTGTCATTAAAATCCACACTTTCACACAAGAGGCAAAGAGTTTCTCTATTTGATCCTCACTTTTCATCTTCATCAGGAGATATCTGGTGA